From one Peromyscus maniculatus bairdii isolate BWxNUB_F1_BW_parent chromosome 17, HU_Pman_BW_mat_3.1, whole genome shotgun sequence genomic stretch:
- the LOC143269006 gene encoding uncharacterized protein LOC143269006, with product MFFELRISPDDASLMDSVGGRRRKRVPVTGFASPSNGLGAEDPRVLLGSQAVATTYAWPGSQARKILLKGKRRGTLGNPVVRVIAVLDGNRSSEPENPRGLRPAAIPAWAAAITDRQSTLLSSGFD from the exons ATGTTCTTTGAGCTCCGCATCTCCCCAGATGATGCCAGCCTCATGGATTCTGTTGGCGGGCGCCGGAGGAAGCGAGTCCCTGTCACGGGGTTCGCAAGCCCATCCAATGGACTCGGGGCAGAAG ACCCCAGGGtgctgctgggatcacaggcagtgGCCACCACCTATGCTTGGCCTGGATCCCAAGCTAGGAAgattcttttaaaaggaaaaaggaggggcACACTGGGGAACCCAGTGGTTAGAGTGATTGCTGTGCTCGATGGGAACCGGAGTTCAGAGCCGGAGAACCCACGGGGGCTGCGGCCAGCTGCAATCCCGGCCTGGGCCGCGGCCATCACAGATCGCCAGAGCACGCTGCTCAGCTccgggtttgactga